A single window of Solanum dulcamara chromosome 5, daSolDulc1.2, whole genome shotgun sequence DNA harbors:
- the LOC129889080 gene encoding uncharacterized protein LOC129889080: MNVFKIIDARWTDQLHQPLHAAGHILNPGLYYKNNEMKTLTEEVWLGYHACVERIILDKTLQDKIGDELGVYMKADGLLGIESAIRARTLRSPVEWWMQYGHNVPNLQQFAIRVQSLTCSSSGCERN; encoded by the exons ATGAATGTTTTCAAAATCATTGATGCAAGGTGGACGGATCAACTTCATCAACCTTTACATGCAGCTGGACATATTTTGAACCCGGGGctctattataaaaataatgagatGAAGACTTTAACTGAAGAAGTGTGGTTGGGATATCATGCATGTGTTGAGAGGATAATCCTAGATAAAACTTTGCAAGACAAAATAGGGGATGAGCTTGGTGTGTACATGAAAGCTGATGGGCTACTTGGAATTGAGTCGGCCATTAGAGCTAGAACCTTAAGGTCACCAG TTGAATGGTGGATGCAATATGGTCATAATGTCCCAAACTTGCAACAATTTGCTATTAGAGTGCAAAGTTTAACTTGTAGCTCATCCGGTTGCGAGAGAAATTAG